A genomic region of Halomonas aestuarii contains the following coding sequences:
- a CDS encoding AAA family ATPase: MILDPGRLKQHRQRLGLSQDALAQHCVDRHHWLSIASIKRAESGRPVLFRTARHLALVYEVEVADLMPPASRPREEGPERPDEARTVIRIVVEPLADASTPPLASMVGQYGGILQPGAGPPPHEAIFGVPRAYRSDALRSLQCAMALSDRAAGRLRVALRVEQWRPSDGEVMGSAPAWPEGPAAGVRVHRDLVVQLTEHFLFEDTGQPFLRCLARRPCEPVPGGGLVGRHFELGQLTSALETTCAHGAGHTIYLRGLAGIGKTRLCTAFVELARQQRVGLHEAAVLDYGRRVEDDPLGQWLRSLLGRAGSGARFDHRLLDRFEALALPEAHVLALRPLLGIAPSTVQASLAPEALIRQRVQALGDLILREAAVCPQVMVMEDLHWADDALLSAVAGLVRATRDAPVAWLLTSRIEQDHWESHLRPRLTDVPLSLIELGPLRDDEALALSEQFADIDPAHAALCVEKAQGNPLFLTQLLRLHPDPALPASMKHLVQSKLDQLGHGELDALRLAAVIGQRFSLPLLNQLLGSSADALLVGPTRLSLVRPLDVDTWQFLHELIRQGIYEAMPEGQRERFHLQLASHFEARDVVRQAQHLVKARSPQAPAALIRAIEERLEHHRHAEAFPLLRQLAELDPAPRDEARCHLLHARVCLAQGLIHEARHRFRLACREARHDSERIAASLGLAATLEMLDELDAEEVELQAILPLVRDRNIPESLAETHGLLGRLELAREGQARGRRCQLRALEEARLSDSRRLWIGAAIGLADALYAEGRMQEAGRLYGYCVELSRRSAHVDLEAASLVMRATTRLYAGETQASLEDGERAAQLGRQLDDRWIELRARQALAWTLLSLARHEEAAEHVETALGMVRAMGTPRPEALLLESQARIELVAGSHEAACNTIRRAWHLVRRHGLERHLGPWVLGTLALLAASPPSRRRALAEGERLLARGAAGHNRHRFLITAAEVSLMQGHPLPALSYAQRLEALQAQEPCAWMQHHARLIRSHAAWLVAPSERTLQEARECWEDGGQAGLIMTLPCLAMIYRTTPSTSHPRFPDPSGQPLADTRMMRLRG, from the coding sequence GTGATCCTGGACCCCGGTCGCCTGAAGCAGCATCGCCAGCGACTGGGGCTGAGTCAGGATGCACTGGCCCAGCACTGTGTCGACCGTCACCACTGGCTCTCCATCGCCTCCATCAAGCGAGCCGAAAGCGGCCGGCCCGTCCTCTTCCGGACCGCCCGTCACCTGGCCCTCGTCTACGAGGTGGAGGTTGCCGACCTCATGCCGCCAGCTTCGCGGCCACGGGAGGAGGGGCCCGAGAGGCCTGACGAGGCGCGCACCGTCATCAGGATAGTCGTGGAGCCGCTGGCGGACGCGTCCACCCCACCGCTGGCCTCCATGGTGGGACAATACGGGGGCATCCTGCAGCCCGGCGCGGGCCCGCCACCCCATGAGGCGATCTTCGGCGTGCCTCGTGCCTATCGCAGCGATGCCCTGCGCAGCCTGCAGTGCGCGATGGCCCTGAGCGATCGCGCCGCGGGGCGTCTGCGGGTCGCTCTCAGGGTCGAGCAGTGGCGTCCCTCCGATGGGGAGGTGATGGGTTCGGCCCCCGCCTGGCCCGAGGGCCCGGCGGCCGGCGTTCGTGTCCATCGCGACCTCGTCGTGCAGCTCACGGAGCACTTCCTGTTCGAGGACACGGGGCAGCCTTTCCTGCGCTGCCTGGCGCGACGTCCTTGCGAACCGGTGCCGGGGGGTGGCCTGGTCGGCAGGCATTTCGAGCTTGGCCAGCTCACCTCGGCGCTGGAGACCACCTGCGCCCATGGGGCCGGTCACACGATCTACCTGCGCGGCCTGGCCGGCATCGGCAAGACTCGCCTGTGCACCGCCTTCGTCGAACTCGCCCGGCAGCAGCGGGTCGGGCTGCATGAGGCCGCCGTGCTGGATTACGGACGGCGGGTCGAGGATGACCCCCTGGGGCAGTGGCTCCGCTCGCTGCTGGGTCGTGCCGGTAGCGGCGCACGCTTCGATCATCGGCTCCTCGACCGGTTCGAGGCACTGGCGCTGCCGGAGGCGCATGTCCTGGCGCTGCGGCCCCTGCTGGGCATTGCGCCATCGACCGTACAGGCGTCGTTGGCCCCCGAGGCTCTCATCCGGCAACGGGTCCAGGCCCTGGGCGACCTGATCCTGCGCGAGGCCGCCGTGTGTCCCCAGGTGATGGTCATGGAGGACCTGCACTGGGCGGACGACGCGCTGCTTTCTGCCGTGGCGGGGCTGGTCCGGGCGACCCGCGATGCCCCGGTGGCCTGGCTCCTGACCTCACGCATCGAGCAGGATCACTGGGAGTCCCACCTGAGGCCGCGGCTGACGGATGTGCCGCTGTCGCTGATCGAGCTGGGCCCGTTGCGAGATGACGAGGCACTGGCCCTGAGCGAGCAATTCGCGGATATCGATCCCGCCCACGCCGCCCTGTGCGTGGAGAAGGCCCAGGGCAATCCGCTGTTCCTCACCCAGCTTCTCCGGCTGCATCCCGACCCGGCCCTGCCCGCGAGCATGAAGCACCTGGTGCAGAGCAAGCTCGACCAGCTTGGCCATGGGGAACTCGATGCGCTGCGCCTGGCGGCGGTCATTGGCCAGCGGTTCTCCCTGCCCCTGCTGAACCAGCTGCTGGGGAGTTCGGCCGACGCCCTCCTGGTGGGACCGACGCGACTGAGCCTCGTGCGTCCCCTGGACGTCGACACCTGGCAGTTCCTGCATGAGCTGATCCGTCAGGGCATCTACGAGGCCATGCCCGAGGGGCAGCGCGAGCGTTTCCACCTGCAGCTCGCCAGTCACTTCGAGGCGCGCGATGTGGTGCGCCAAGCCCAGCACCTGGTCAAGGCACGGTCGCCCCAGGCGCCCGCCGCTCTCATCCGAGCCATCGAGGAGAGGCTCGAGCATCATCGCCATGCCGAGGCCTTTCCCCTGCTGCGCCAGCTTGCCGAGCTCGATCCTGCGCCTCGTGATGAGGCCCGCTGTCACCTGCTGCATGCGCGGGTCTGCCTCGCGCAGGGCCTGATCCACGAGGCTCGCCATCGGTTCCGGCTCGCCTGCCGCGAGGCGCGGCATGACAGCGAGCGGATCGCCGCCAGCCTGGGCCTGGCCGCCACCCTGGAGATGCTGGACGAGCTCGACGCCGAAGAGGTCGAGCTGCAGGCCATCCTGCCCCTGGTGCGCGACCGGAATATCCCCGAGAGTCTCGCGGAGACGCATGGCCTGCTGGGCAGGCTGGAGCTGGCCCGCGAGGGGCAGGCCCGTGGCCGCCGGTGCCAGCTGCGGGCCCTCGAGGAGGCGCGATTGAGCGACTCTCGGCGACTGTGGATCGGGGCGGCGATCGGGCTGGCCGATGCGCTCTATGCGGAAGGACGCATGCAGGAGGCGGGCCGTCTCTATGGCTACTGCGTCGAACTGAGTCGGCGGTCCGCCCATGTCGACCTCGAAGCCGCCAGTCTCGTCATGCGGGCCACGACCCGGCTCTATGCCGGCGAGACGCAAGCGTCGCTGGAGGATGGCGAGAGGGCCGCCCAACTCGGGCGTCAGCTCGACGACCGATGGATCGAGCTGAGGGCGCGACAGGCGCTCGCCTGGACGCTGCTCTCGCTGGCGCGCCATGAGGAGGCGGCAGAGCACGTCGAGACCGCCCTCGGGATGGTACGGGCCATGGGCACCCCGCGCCCCGAGGCCCTCCTGCTGGAGAGCCAGGCACGCATCGAGCTGGTGGCCGGTTCCCACGAAGCGGCCTGCAACACCATTCGCAGGGCCTGGCACCTGGTCCGCCGGCACGGGCTCGAACGCCATCTCGGTCCCTGGGTGCTGGGTACGCTGGCGCTGCTGGCGGCGTCACCGCCGTCGCGTCGCCGGGCGCTGGCGGAAGGGGAGAGGCTCCTCGCTCGGGGGGCTGCCGGTCACAACCGTCACCGCTTCCTGATCACGGCGGCCGAGGTCAGCCTGATGCAGGGGCATCCCCTGCCGGCGCTGTCGTATGCGCAGCGACTCGAGGCTCTCCAGGCGCAGGAGCCCTGCGCCTGGATGCAGCACCATGCCAGGCTCATCCGCTCCCATGCTGCCTGGCTGGTCGCGCCCTCGGAGCGAACCCTGCAGGAGGCCAGGGAGTGCTGGGAGGATGGCGGCCAGGCCGGCCTGATCATGACCCTGCCCTGCCTCGCCATGATCTATCGCACCACGCCCTCGACGAGCCATCCCCGGTTCCCGGACCCGAGCGGCCAGCCCCTTGCTGATACCAGGATGATGCGGCTAAGAGGATAG
- a CDS encoding DUF1348 family protein yields MACADTSSEIRPPLPPFTRETAEQKVRLAENAWNGRDPEKVSLAYTPDSRWRNRAEFPQGRAQIVEFLTRKWEREHEYRLIKELWGFTGHRIAVRFAYEWCDDAGSWYRAYGNENWEFNEQGLMKTRYASINDLPITESERLFHWPQGPRPLDHPGLSELGL; encoded by the coding sequence ATGGCCTGTGCTGATACATCATCCGAGATACGGCCACCCTTGCCGCCGTTCACCCGCGAGACCGCCGAGCAGAAGGTACGACTGGCCGAGAATGCCTGGAACGGTCGCGACCCGGAAAAGGTGTCCCTTGCCTATACCCCGGACAGCCGCTGGCGCAATCGTGCCGAGTTTCCCCAAGGGCGGGCACAGATCGTCGAGTTCCTGACCCGCAAGTGGGAACGCGAGCATGAATATCGCCTGATCAAGGAGCTATGGGGGTTCACCGGCCATCGAATCGCAGTGAGATTCGCCTACGAGTGGTGCGATGACGCGGGGAGCTGGTATCGCGCCTACGGGAACGAGAACTGGGAGTTCAATGAGCAGGGGCTGATGAAAACACGCTACGCGAGCATCAATGACCTGCCGATCACAGAATCCGAGCGGCTGTTTCACTGGCCTCAGGGTCCTCGCCCCCTTGATCACCCCGGACTCAGCGAGCTGGGGTTGTAG